One window of Osmerus eperlanus unplaced genomic scaffold, fOsmEpe2.1 SCAFFOLD_654, whole genome shotgun sequence genomic DNA carries:
- the LOC134015611 gene encoding transmembrane 6 superfamily member 2-like, which yields MEIPVEVRVFLLSLLAPGVLYTINNVPAIQDALPLLGLGAGVLGSVQLLVFLSVRRKKNVDPLYYVFAEFCFTCVVGLTNALEQDGYISGFMTFYVKKGEPHLSTAYAVMMCYWEGVVHFLLLLIMIHRMFRGKSYRNLGLLWVGSSIAHQIIFVPGVVIGKYGSNIRPAFWRNTPFLLLPIWAAFLLFNRPRDLSIIPADKVEAVQKKGLLSRPTDLLLSLGLLACMGLCVFRGMVVLNCPMDVCFNYIYQYEPCLKDPVGFPRLTMMVQLFYALPLLAVSLYGLQAPGCTWMLDWTLFFAGAIAQTQWCHIGGSLHSRTPFTYRMPTDRRWEVLLLNLVFLAGPALLALRCHARPAFFMKLVPKGQSNKDKKKN from the exons ATGGAGATCCCGGTGGAAGTGCGcgtgttcctcctctccttgttgGCTCCGGGGGTACTCTACACGATCAACAACGTCCCCGCGATCCAAGA CGCCCTGCCGTTACTCGGGCTGGGGGCGGGGGTGCTGGGGAgtgtgcaactgttggtgtttCTATCGGTCAGACGCAAGAAGAATGTTGACCCTTTATATtacg tatttGCCGAATTCTGCTTCACCTGCGTTGTGGGCCTCACTAATGCTCTGGAGCAGGACGGATACATCTCAGGCTTCATGACCTTCTACGTCAAGAAG GGGGAGCCCCATCTGAGCACAGCCTATGCGGTGATGATGTGttactgggagggcgtggtccACTTCCTGCTTCTGCTCATCATGATTCACCGCATGTTCCGAGG GAAGTCGTATCGGAACCTGGGGCTATTGTGGGTGGGGTCGTCCATAGCCCACCAGATCATCTTTGTTCCAGGAGTGGTtattg GTAAATATGGTTCCAACATTCGTCCTGCCTTCTGGAGGAACACGCCCTTCCTGTTGCTGCCCATCTGGGCGGCCTTCCTGCTCTTCAATAGGCCCAGAGACCTGTCAATCATCCCTGCTGACAAG gtggagGCGGTGCAGAAGAAAGGTCTGCTCTCACGGCCCAcagacctgctcctctccctgggcctgctggcctgcatgggcctgtgtgtgttcaggggcaTG gtgGTGCTCAACTGCCCAATGGATGTCTGCTTCAACTATATCTACCAGTACGAGCCCTGCCTCAAAGACCCTGTAGGCTTCCCCCGCCTCACG atgatgGTGCAGCTGTTCTACGCTCTGCCTCTCCTGGCTGTCAGCCTGTACGGACTACAAGCCCCAGGATGCACCTGGATGCTGGATTGGACTCTCTTCTTCGCTGGGGCCATCGCCCAG ACTCAGTGGTGCCACATCGGGGGTTCCCTCCATTCCCGGACCCCGTTTACGTACCGGATGCCGACAGACAGACGCTGGGAGGTCCTGCTCCTCAACCTGGTGTTCCTGGCTGGCCCCGCCCTGCTGGCGCTGCGCTGTCACGCACGCCCCGCCTTCTTCATGAAGCTGGTGCCCAAGGGACAGAGCAAcaaggacaagaagaagaactAG